TCGGTCTCTGCGCGCTTGCCCATGTTGCCCCGACTCTACCTCAATCGCGGCAGCGGAGGACGCCGAGGCCGGTCTGCCCCGCGAACGCGGTCCCGATCGCGCTGAGGCCCATGCCGCTCGTCGCCGTCGTCACGCGGCGCGGGGTGCCATCATGGGGCGTGATCTGCGTGCGCAGGAAGCTCGCCACGAAGGCGCGGAGATCGAGCGAGAGGAGGGTGGCGCGGGCCTCCCGCGCGTCGGCGCGGAGGAAGAGCACGTGCTCCTCGGTGCGGGCGAGCGTGACGTCGTCCTCGCGGCTCCCCGACGGCGCGGTCACGCCCGAGCCGACGGTCGTCGTCGAGACCTGCGCGATGAGGTGATCGAACGCGTCGCGGTACGCGACGTAGACCACTCCCTCTCCCGACGCGAGCGGGGAGGCGGCGAACGGCCCCGACATCTCCTGCGCCGCGACCTCGCCGCCGTCCGCTCCGTAGAACCGGACCACGCGATCCCCGTCCGCCACGGCCAGGTTCGCCCCGTCGGTGGCCAGGGTCGGCCGCGTGAAGCCGTCGCCGCGGTCGAGCGTGCGCGTGGACGCGTCGCTCGAGCGCAGCAAGAAGCGTTGCGATGTCGTGTCCCAGGCGACCCACTCGCTCCCGCCGAACAGGGTCACGGCCACGCGCTCCGCCCCCGCCTCGCCCACCTCGGTGGGCCGGCCCGTCGCGACGAGGGACTCGCCGACCAAGTCGAGCACGAGTCGCAGGGGAGGGCCGGCCGGGCCGCGCGCGAGGATCACCAGCACCTGGCGCCCGCTGCCGTGCGCCGCGACGTCGACCACGTCGCCCAGCTCCATCGCCGTGGCCACCACGCTGGGCTCGCGCAGCTCCCCGCTCGCGGCGACCACCTGCGCGACCAGGTCGCCCTCGGCGCTCAGCCCGACGAAGGCCCAGCCGCTGGGGAGCGCGACGAGGCGCGCGAGATCCAGCCTCGGCCCGTCGAACGCGCGCGCGCCGGGCGCGCCTTCGTCGACCACGCCATCGCAGTCGTCGTCGATCCCGTTGCAGGTCTCGGCCGCCCCCGGGAACGTCGACGCGTTGCGGTCGTCGCAGTCGTCTCCGCAGGGCGGCGGGGCGACGCGGTCGCCGTCGGTGTCGAAGGGTGGGCCCTCCTCCACGCAGCGGCCCGCGCGGCAGACGAGCAGCACGCACATGTCCTCGCTCGCGCAATCCCCGTCGACGAGGCAGGGGCCCGTTCGCACGGGCAGCGGGCGGCCCGCGTCGAGGGGCGCGCCCTCGGGCGCTCCGCCGCCGCAGCCCCGGAAGTCGGAGCCCAGGAGGAGGACGGCGCAAGCCGCCCAGAGCAGGCGCGTGTTTCGACGCACGGCGGGAGGATAGCACTCGGGCAATCGGGCGAGATGGCGTTACCTTGGCTTGGTGATTCTGGCTCGTGTCCGACGCACCCTCGACGACCGCGCGCTCGCGCCGCGTGGCGCCGCCGTGCTCGTCGCGTGCTCGGGAGGGCCGGACTCCGCGGCGCTGCTCCACGTGCTGCATCGCCTCGCCCCCGAGCGAGACCTGCGGCTGCACGTCGCGAGCGTGAACCACGGGCTGCGCGAAGACGCCGATCGCGACGTCGAGGCCGCGCGCGCGCTGGCCGAAGACCTCGCCGTGCCCTTCCGCGCGCTCTCGGTGCACGTCGCGAAGAGTGGCTCCCTGCAGGCCGCGGCCCGGGACGCGCGATACGCGGCGCTCCACGCCGAGGCGGAGCGCCTGGGCGCCTCGCTCGTGGCGGTCGGCCACACGATGGACGATCAGGCGGAGACCGTGCTCTCCCGCCTCCTCCGAGGTGCCGGCGTGATCGGCCTCGCGGGCATCGATCCGGCGCGCGAGGACGGCGTGATCCGCCCGCTCATCGATTGTCGTCGCGAGGACGTGCGGGCGCACGTCGCGCGCTTCTCGCTGCCGCACGTCGAGGACCCGAGCAACGCCGATC
The Sandaracinaceae bacterium genome window above contains:
- a CDS encoding putative metal-binding motif-containing protein → MRRNTRLLWAACAVLLLGSDFRGCGGGAPEGAPLDAGRPLPVRTGPCLVDGDCASEDMCVLLVCRAGRCVEEGPPFDTDGDRVAPPPCGDDCDDRNASTFPGAAETCNGIDDDCDGVVDEGAPGARAFDGPRLDLARLVALPSGWAFVGLSAEGDLVAQVVAASGELREPSVVATAMELGDVVDVAAHGSGRQVLVILARGPAGPPLRLVLDLVGESLVATGRPTEVGEAGAERVAVTLFGGSEWVAWDTTSQRFLLRSSDASTRTLDRGDGFTRPTLATDGANLAVADGDRVVRFYGADGGEVAAQEMSGPFAASPLASGEGVVYVAYRDAFDHLIAQVSTTTVGSGVTAPSGSREDDVTLARTEEHVLFLRADAREARATLLSLDLRAFVASFLRTQITPHDGTPRRVTTATSGMGLSAIGTAFAGQTGLGVLRCRD
- the tilS gene encoding tRNA lysidine(34) synthetase TilS produces the protein MILARVRRTLDDRALAPRGAAVLVACSGGPDSAALLHVLHRLAPERDLRLHVASVNHGLREDADRDVEAARALAEDLAVPFRALSVHVAKSGSLQAAARDARYAALHAEAERLGASLVAVGHTMDDQAETVLSRLLRGAGVIGLAGIDPAREDGVIRPLIDCRREDVRAHVARFSLPHVEDPSNADPRFERVRLRALLPQLRDEDPRVVEHLARLADEARELSALVSDAEPGNAPSTAALSAMTPMGRRAVLGRWVTRVVGGPAKRAHLDALERVCAGGPGEVLLPRGWVARREGDRLVARSEPDRVTRSRPVSSERSA